The following are encoded together in the Spirochaetota bacterium genome:
- a CDS encoding AI-2E family transporter gives MIPRDSYKIVVQSKKLTTLFWVIFLALIAAIAYIYRYYFWPFLFAIIFYIGLKPLYTWMLHYVKSKVLASFVMIGIIIVTILIPTFILLISLTDQVMEFYNFLQLQFDPKVFKQYLMHSKLLKETLKYFNITHDELFQRIVRYMQDMSLTLFSNLTMLLTFSIRFAINFFFMLLILFFLFKESERFEKSIYTILPFPYDIERDMVDTLKVVVRVLLAGNFLIMILQGLMVGIGFVIVGLSTPLLWSSIAAIFSLIPVIGTSFVWLPASLYLLAIGSPVKALIIAIWCLGWYLLLENVLKPIVFGEKLKFHPLILFFLLLGSLQTFGLPGIIIGPILLTLFFSFWEMYKILDSYTTATDATTNKQKNN, from the coding sequence ATGATACCACGTGATTCATACAAGATTGTAGTTCAAAGTAAAAAGTTAACAACATTATTCTGGGTTATATTCCTTGCACTTATTGCTGCCATTGCCTATATTTACCGCTATTATTTTTGGCCATTTTTATTTGCCATAATATTTTATATTGGCTTAAAGCCTCTGTACACCTGGATGCTACACTATGTTAAAAGCAAAGTGCTGGCCAGCTTTGTTATGATTGGCATAATCATTGTAACAATACTCATCCCCACATTTATACTGCTTATAAGCCTCACTGACCAGGTCATGGAGTTTTATAATTTTTTGCAGCTGCAGTTTGATCCAAAAGTGTTCAAGCAATACCTCATGCACAGCAAGCTTTTGAAAGAAACATTAAAATATTTTAATATAACGCACGACGAGCTTTTTCAACGTATTGTACGCTACATGCAGGATATGTCACTCACGCTTTTTTCTAATCTCACCATGTTGCTCACTTTTTCTATACGTTTTGCCATAAACTTTTTCTTTATGTTGCTCATATTGTTTTTTCTTTTTAAAGAAAGTGAGCGTTTTGAAAAAAGCATTTATACAATATTGCCTTTTCCCTATGATATTGAGCGAGATATGGTTGACACTTTAAAGGTTGTGGTACGGGTGCTTTTGGCGGGCAATTTTCTTATTATGATTTTGCAGGGTTTAATGGTTGGGATAGGATTTGTCATCGTTGGGTTGTCAACACCACTTTTGTGGAGTAGTATTGCAGCAATTTTTTCGCTTATTCCAGTTATAGGCACAAGTTTTGTGTGGTTACCAGCATCACTGTATTTGCTGGCGATAGGGAGCCCCGTCAAAGCTTTGATAATAGCCATTTGGTGTTTAGGATGGTATCTTTTACTTGAGAATGTATTGAAGCCAATAGTGTTTGGTGAAAAGCTTAAGTTTCATCCACTTATACTATTTTTTCTGTTATTAGGGAGCCTACAAACATTTGGCTTGCCGGGAATAATTATAGGTCCAATTTTGCTCACGCTGTTTTTCTCATTCTGGGAGATGTACAAGATTCTTGATAGCTATACAACTGCAACTGATGCTACTACAAACAAACAAAAAAATAATTAG